A region from the Lysobacter antibioticus genome encodes:
- a CDS encoding VOC family protein encodes MNISIHACFLPHNDADAAMTFYRDTLGFEVRKDVAYGGMRWITVGPVGQPATSIVLHPPAASPGITDEERRTIAEMMAKGTYGIITLATPDLDATFARLESAGTEIVQEPIEQPYGVRDCAVRDPSGNLIRINQLR; translated from the coding sequence ATGAACATCAGCATTCACGCGTGCTTCCTCCCGCACAACGATGCGGACGCGGCAATGACTTTCTACCGCGACACCCTCGGCTTCGAAGTGCGCAAGGACGTCGCTTACGGCGGCATGCGCTGGATCACCGTCGGCCCGGTCGGCCAGCCGGCGACCTCGATCGTGCTGCATCCGCCGGCCGCCAGCCCGGGCATCACCGACGAGGAGCGCCGCACCATCGCCGAAATGATGGCCAAGGGCACCTACGGCATCATCACCCTGGCCACGCCCGATCTCGACGCCACCTTCGCGCGGCTCGAATCGGCCGGCACCGAAATCGTCCAGGAACCGATCGAACAGCCCTACGGCGTTCGCGACTGCGCGGTGCGCGACCCCTCCGGCAACCTGATCCGCATCAACCAGCTGCGCTGA
- a CDS encoding ATP-binding cassette domain-containing protein, giving the protein MSKATRKNTPSSAPHAADRHDLIRVQGARVNNLKDLSVELPKRRLTVFTGVSGSGKSSLVFGTIAAESQRLINETYSSFVQGFMPSMARPEVDVLDGLTTAIIVDQERMGANARSTVGTATDANAMLRILFSRLGKPHIGSPNAYSFNTASVQAVGAITVKGETKRQTFNRTGGMCPRCEGMGRISDIDLTQLYDDSKSINEGAITIPGYSMDGWYGRIFNGCGFFDPDKPIRKFTKKELHDLLHKEPTKIKVDGINLTYAGLIPQIQKSFLSKDVDALQPHIRAFVERATTFSACPDCGGTRLSEAARSSKIGKINIADACAMQISDLADWVRGLKEPSVAPLLAKLLHTLDSFVEIGLGYLSLERPSGTLSGGEAQRTKMIRHLGSSLTDVTYVFDEPTIGLHPHDIQRMNELLLQLRDKGNTVLVVEHKPEAIAIADHVVDLGPGAGSAGGTVCYEGSVEGLRASDTLTGRHLDDRASLKPSVRKAKGQLQIRGASKHNLRKVDVDIPLGVLCVITGVAGSGKSSLVHGSLPADEGVVSVDQGAIRGSRRSNPATYTDLLEPIRKAFAKANAVKPALFSANSEGACPTCNGAGVIYTDLATMAGVATTCEDCEGKRFEASVLKYKFGGRDISEVLAMPVSEAEAFFGAGKAHTPAAHAILQRLVDVGLGYLSLGQPLTTLSGGERQRLKLATHMAEKGGIYILDEPTTGLHLADVEQLLGLLDRLVDSGKSVIVIEHHQAVMAHADWIIDLGPGAGHDGGRVVFEGTPAELVKAKSTLTGKHLADYVGARGKSSKKS; this is encoded by the coding sequence ATGAGTAAGGCCACGAGGAAGAACACGCCGTCGTCCGCGCCGCACGCGGCCGACCGCCACGACCTGATCCGCGTGCAGGGTGCGCGCGTGAACAACCTCAAGGACCTCAGCGTCGAGTTGCCGAAGCGCCGCTTGACCGTGTTCACCGGCGTGTCCGGGTCCGGCAAGAGCTCGCTGGTGTTCGGCACCATCGCTGCCGAATCGCAGCGGCTGATCAACGAGACCTACAGTTCCTTCGTGCAGGGTTTCATGCCGTCGATGGCGCGCCCGGAAGTGGACGTGCTCGACGGCCTGACCACGGCGATCATCGTCGACCAGGAACGCATGGGCGCCAACGCCCGCTCCACCGTCGGCACCGCCACCGACGCCAACGCGATGCTGCGCATCCTGTTCAGCCGCCTCGGCAAGCCGCATATCGGCTCGCCCAACGCGTACTCCTTCAACACCGCCTCGGTGCAGGCAGTCGGCGCGATCACGGTCAAGGGCGAGACCAAGCGCCAGACCTTCAACCGCACCGGCGGCATGTGCCCGCGTTGCGAAGGCATGGGCCGGATCTCGGACATCGACCTGACCCAGCTATACGACGACAGCAAGTCGATCAACGAGGGCGCGATCACCATCCCCGGCTACAGCATGGACGGCTGGTACGGCCGCATCTTCAACGGCTGCGGTTTCTTCGACCCCGACAAGCCGATCCGCAAGTTCACCAAGAAAGAACTGCATGATCTTCTGCACAAGGAGCCGACCAAGATCAAGGTCGACGGCATCAACCTGACCTACGCGGGGTTGATCCCGCAGATCCAGAAGTCGTTCCTGTCCAAGGACGTCGACGCCCTGCAGCCGCACATCCGCGCTTTCGTCGAGCGCGCGACCACCTTCAGCGCCTGTCCCGACTGCGGCGGCACCCGCCTCAGCGAGGCGGCGCGCTCGTCGAAGATCGGCAAGATCAACATCGCCGACGCCTGCGCGATGCAGATCAGCGACCTGGCCGACTGGGTGCGCGGCCTGAAGGAGCCCTCGGTCGCGCCCTTGCTCGCCAAGCTGCTGCACACCCTGGATTCGTTCGTCGAGATCGGCCTGGGTTATCTGTCGCTGGAACGGCCGTCGGGCACCTTGTCGGGCGGCGAAGCGCAACGCACCAAGATGATCCGCCACCTCGGCTCGTCGCTGACCGACGTCACCTATGTCTTCGACGAACCGACCATCGGCCTGCACCCGCACGACATCCAGCGCATGAACGAGTTGCTGCTGCAGCTGCGCGACAAGGGCAATACGGTGTTGGTGGTCGAGCACAAGCCCGAAGCGATCGCGATCGCCGACCACGTCGTCGACCTCGGTCCCGGTGCCGGCTCGGCCGGCGGCACGGTCTGCTACGAAGGCAGCGTCGAAGGCCTGCGTGCCAGCGACACGCTCACCGGCCGTCATCTCGACGACCGCGCCTCGCTCAAGCCGAGCGTGCGCAAGGCCAAGGGGCAGTTGCAGATCCGCGGTGCCAGCAAGCACAACCTGCGCAAGGTCGACGTCGATATTCCGCTCGGCGTGCTGTGCGTGATCACCGGCGTGGCGGGTTCGGGCAAGAGCTCGCTCGTGCACGGCTCGCTGCCGGCGGACGAAGGCGTGGTGTCGGTCGACCAGGGCGCGATCCGCGGCTCGCGCCGCAGCAACCCGGCCACCTACACCGATCTGCTGGAACCGATCCGCAAGGCCTTCGCCAAGGCCAACGCGGTCAAGCCGGCCTTGTTCAGCGCCAACTCCGAAGGCGCCTGCCCGACCTGCAATGGCGCCGGCGTGATCTACACCGATCTGGCGACGATGGCCGGCGTGGCGACCACCTGCGAGGACTGCGAGGGCAAGCGCTTCGAAGCCTCGGTGTTGAAGTACAAATTCGGCGGCCGCGACATCAGCGAAGTGTTGGCGATGCCGGTCAGCGAGGCCGAAGCCTTCTTCGGCGCCGGCAAGGCGCACACCCCGGCCGCACACGCCATCCTGCAACGGCTGGTCGATGTCGGCCTGGGCTACCTCAGCCTGGGCCAGCCGCTGACCACCTTGTCGGGCGGCGAGCGCCAGCGCCTCAAACTCGCCACCCACATGGCCGAGAAGGGCGGTATCTACATACTCGACGAACCGACCACCGGCCTGCACCTGGCCGACGTCGAACAACTGCTCGGCCTGCTCGACCGCCTGGTCGACTCCGGCAAGTCGGTGATCGTCATCGAGCACCACCAGGCGGTGATGGCGCACGCCGACTGGATCATCGACCTCGGCCCCGGCGCCGGCCACGACGGCGGGCGAGTCGTGTTCGAAGGCACCCCGGCCGAGCTGGTCAAGGCCAAGTCCACGCTGACCGGCAAGCATCTCGCGGACTACGTCGGCGCCCGCGGGAAGTCGTCGAAGAAGTCCTAG
- a CDS encoding nuclear transport factor 2 family protein, whose product MPNLPFTPAAIRAVPLRAILVRLLGCAFVLLLSSGVAHAQSLPDDRQVAAVIQDYLQGSSYNRTEQLRRAFHPDARLYLSQGANGMREVGVEEYVGWFSKNPDQFNGRSGRLISVQVEGNIATAKAEILVGKDQARYVDLFLLKKLGEGWQVISKTATRYQAPAHGRQVVLVVSNVGTIPGTRLSAGNSFAELIHAYTAFREAGYGVQFVSPEGGAVPLAYIDTRDPEHTARIYDGDFMWALANTRKPEDVSAVDYAALMYIGGSAAMYGVVDHPGLKALAVRIYEQRQGIVSAVCHGSAGLANLTLSDGTALVSGKRVTGYPDAFEDKQAPYYKTLPFSLEQRLQERKGLFRYGARNSSHVEIDGRLVTGMNWQSTRDVVKAVIRQLEASGAPKAISPAATSQDSSH is encoded by the coding sequence ATGCCAAACCTGCCGTTCACCCCAGCCGCCATCCGTGCCGTCCCGCTCCGCGCAATCCTCGTCCGACTGCTGGGTTGCGCCTTCGTGTTGCTGTTGTCCAGCGGCGTGGCGCATGCCCAGTCGCTTCCCGACGACCGCCAGGTCGCAGCGGTGATCCAGGACTACCTGCAGGGGAGTTCCTACAACCGGACCGAGCAGCTGCGACGCGCGTTCCATCCCGATGCCCGCCTGTACCTGAGCCAGGGGGCGAACGGCATGCGAGAGGTGGGTGTTGAGGAGTATGTCGGCTGGTTCAGCAAGAACCCGGACCAGTTCAATGGGCGCTCCGGCCGTCTGATCAGCGTGCAGGTCGAGGGCAACATCGCGACCGCGAAGGCGGAGATCCTGGTCGGCAAGGACCAGGCACGCTACGTCGACCTGTTCCTGCTCAAGAAGCTCGGCGAGGGATGGCAGGTCATCAGCAAGACCGCGACCCGCTACCAGGCGCCGGCTCATGGCCGCCAAGTGGTGTTGGTCGTGTCCAATGTCGGCACGATACCCGGCACCCGCCTCAGCGCCGGCAACAGCTTTGCGGAGCTGATCCACGCCTACACCGCCTTCCGCGAAGCCGGCTACGGCGTGCAGTTCGTCAGTCCCGAAGGCGGGGCCGTGCCGCTGGCCTATATCGACACCCGCGATCCGGAGCACACGGCCAGGATCTACGACGGCGACTTCATGTGGGCGTTGGCCAATACGCGCAAACCCGAGGACGTGAGTGCTGTCGACTATGCCGCGCTGATGTACATCGGCGGCAGCGCCGCGATGTACGGCGTCGTCGATCACCCCGGCCTCAAGGCTCTGGCGGTCCGCATCTATGAACAGCGGCAGGGCATTGTCTCGGCGGTCTGTCACGGCAGCGCCGGCCTTGCGAACCTGACGTTGTCCGATGGCACGGCGCTGGTCAGCGGCAAGCGCGTCACCGGTTATCCCGATGCCTTCGAAGACAAGCAAGCGCCGTACTACAAGACCTTGCCGTTCTCGCTCGAGCAGCGCTTGCAGGAGCGCAAGGGCCTGTTCCGTTACGGTGCCCGCAACAGCTCGCACGTGGAAATCGACGGCCGGCTCGTCACCGGCATGAACTGGCAATCCACCCGCGACGTCGTCAAGGCCGTCATCCGGCAGTTGGAGGCGTCAGGTGCGCCCAAAGCGATATCGCCGGCAGCGACATCGCAAGATTCGAGCCACTAG
- a CDS encoding M56 family metallopeptidase encodes MTLSFLADTLLPRLAAASLQSLLLVAAVWALCRYLPRLSASARCWLWWLAALQLLVGVLWPTPLVLPLLPESFGSLIADAPSGLVSSAALPASARLPFAIAGGDASATSPADAALLEFWPSWRSLLAGAWLLGLSVLFTVNLRAFLETRRRIARSSASVPLPVAQAYRRLGDSLGLRRLPELRLSAEIESPQLLGPWPAVVLLPQHRIASMSADELDMALHHELTHLRRRDLWWGWVPALAQQLFFFHPLAHLIAREYSLAREAACDAAVLDSRRYAPQDYGRLLMRLGVAPRPQAGLASASPTYLILKRRLTMLQDAAPASRLLALSLTAAIALFGLAPYRIAAADTPKRNVSTIDRRDGETRITELGAGAEPQRWAVRGERYYRIDQAGGYHEVTDAATRERLRQRMRESREAAVAAEQATREAAVAVEAGXXHTLN; translated from the coding sequence ATGACTCTGTCCTTCCTCGCCGACACGCTGCTGCCGCGCCTGGCCGCGGCCAGCCTGCAATCCTTGCTGCTGGTCGCCGCGGTATGGGCGCTGTGCCGCTACTTGCCGCGTCTGAGCGCTTCGGCGCGCTGCTGGCTGTGGTGGCTGGCGGCGTTGCAGTTGCTGGTCGGCGTGCTGTGGCCGACGCCGCTGGTCTTGCCGCTGTTGCCGGAATCCTTCGGCAGCCTGATCGCCGACGCGCCGTCGGGCTTGGTCTCGTCGGCGGCGCTGCCTGCGTCGGCACGGCTGCCGTTCGCGATCGCGGGCGGCGATGCCTCGGCGACGTCGCCGGCCGACGCTGCGCTGCTCGAGTTCTGGCCGTCGTGGCGCTCATTGCTGGCCGGGGCCTGGCTGTTGGGTCTCAGTGTCTTGTTCACCGTGAACCTGCGCGCTTTCCTGGAGACGCGCCGTCGCATCGCGCGTTCCTCGGCGAGCGTGCCGCTGCCGGTGGCGCAGGCCTATCGCCGGCTCGGCGACAGTCTCGGTTTGCGGCGTTTGCCCGAGCTGCGCCTGTCGGCGGAGATCGAATCGCCGCAATTGCTCGGCCCGTGGCCTGCGGTCGTGCTGCTGCCGCAGCACCGTATCGCCTCGATGAGCGCCGACGAACTCGACATGGCACTGCACCACGAGCTGACCCACCTGCGCCGCCGCGACCTGTGGTGGGGCTGGGTGCCGGCCCTGGCTCAGCAGTTGTTCTTCTTCCATCCGCTCGCTCATCTGATCGCACGCGAGTACTCGCTCGCGCGCGAGGCCGCTTGCGACGCGGCGGTGCTCGACAGCCGCCGTTACGCGCCGCAGGACTACGGCCGCCTGCTCATGCGCCTGGGCGTGGCGCCGCGTCCGCAGGCCGGGCTCGCCAGCGCTTCGCCTACCTATCTGATCCTCAAGAGGAGATTGACCATGCTGCAAGACGCTGCTCCTGCCTCCCGCCTGCTCGCCCTGAGCCTGACTGCGGCGATCGCGCTGTTCGGCCTGGCGCCGTACCGGATCGCCGCCGCCGACACGCCGAAGCGCAACGTGTCGACCATCGACCGCCGCGATGGCGAAACCCGCATCACCGAACTCGGCGCCGGCGCCGAGCCGCAGCGCTGGGCCGTGCGCGGCGAGCGTTACTACCGCATCGACCAGGCCGGCGGCTACCACGAGGTCACCGACGCGGCGACGCGCGAACGTCTGCGTCAACGCATGCGCGAATCGCGCGAGGCCGCGGTCGCCGCCGAACAGGCGACGCGCGAGGCGGCCGTCGCGGTCGAGGCCGGCGNNNNNCACACACTTAATTAA
- a CDS encoding BlaI/MecI/CopY family transcriptional regulator: MSRKSIGDQELALLQYIDEHGDATVGEVALAYGEPRGLARSTVLTMMERLRAKSYLRRRKLGGVYRYASATAPDDVMRSAVGKFVANTLQGSLSPFVAWMSERSEVSDDELAELETLVANLQSRRKES, encoded by the coding sequence ATGAGCCGCAAATCCATCGGCGACCAGGAACTGGCGTTGTTGCAATACATCGACGAGCACGGCGATGCCACGGTCGGCGAAGTCGCCCTTGCCTACGGCGAGCCGCGCGGGCTGGCGCGTTCGACCGTGCTGACGATGATGGAGCGCCTGCGCGCGAAGTCGTATCTGCGCCGGCGCAAGCTCGGCGGGGTGTATCGCTATGCCAGCGCGACCGCGCCCGACGATGTGATGCGCTCGGCGGTCGGCAAGTTCGTCGCCAACACCCTGCAGGGTTCGTTGTCGCCGTTCGTGGCCTGGATGTCGGAGCGCAGCGAGGTCAGCGACGACGAACTGGCCGAACTCGAAACCCTGGTCGCCAACCTGCAGTCGCGCCGCAAGGAGAGCTGA
- a CDS encoding cation diffusion facilitator family transporter: MHSHSHHHGPSGTRAFAAVTLINLAYTILEAGYGFMTNSLALLSDALHNLGDVLGLGLAWGAAVLARRAPTARHTYGWRRATLLSPLANALLLVGFSGALGWEAIRRFNAPPEIPALPVMLVAALGIAVNLGAAWLVRDGHDHDLNRRGAFLHLMADAAVSLAAVLAGAGMWFTGWAWLDPGIALLIGAVVAIGAFGLLRESFNAAMDAVPRGVDRAEVEALLRAQPGVEAIHHLHIWSLGAGEIAMTAHIVRPDDRDHDVFIDRLNRELDQRFGINHPTLQVEHGRACEHDRHDRAPHGAGGHDHDHDHDHDDHHGHGHGHERGDEDHRHTHGHGHGHSHGH; this comes from the coding sequence ATGCACTCGCACAGCCATCACCACGGCCCCAGCGGCACCCGCGCCTTCGCCGCGGTCACCCTGATCAACCTGGCCTATACGATTCTCGAAGCCGGCTATGGCTTCATGACCAATTCGCTGGCCCTGCTGTCGGACGCCCTGCACAACCTGGGCGACGTACTCGGCCTGGGCCTGGCCTGGGGCGCGGCGGTGCTGGCGCGGCGCGCGCCGACCGCGCGCCATACCTATGGCTGGCGGCGCGCGACCCTGCTCTCGCCGCTGGCCAATGCTTTGCTGTTGGTCGGTTTTTCCGGCGCCCTGGGCTGGGAGGCGATCCGCCGTTTCAACGCGCCGCCGGAGATTCCGGCCCTGCCGGTGATGCTGGTGGCGGCGCTCGGCATCGCGGTCAATCTCGGCGCAGCCTGGCTGGTGCGCGACGGCCACGACCACGACCTCAACCGCCGCGGCGCCTTCCTGCACCTGATGGCCGACGCGGCCGTGTCGCTGGCCGCGGTCCTGGCCGGCGCCGGCATGTGGTTCACCGGTTGGGCCTGGCTCGACCCGGGCATCGCCCTGTTGATCGGCGCGGTGGTCGCGATCGGCGCCTTCGGCCTGCTGCGCGAGAGCTTCAACGCGGCGATGGACGCGGTGCCGCGCGGCGTCGACCGCGCCGAAGTCGAGGCCTTGCTGCGCGCGCAACCGGGGGTGGAGGCGATCCACCATCTGCACATCTGGTCGCTCGGCGCCGGCGAAATCGCCATGACCGCGCACATCGTGCGCCCCGACGACCGCGACCACGACGTCTTCATCGACCGTCTCAACCGCGAGCTCGACCAACGCTTCGGCATCAACCACCCGACCCTGCAGGTCGAGCACGGCCGCGCCTGCGAGCACGACCGCCACGATCGCGCGCCGCACGGCGCCGGCGGCCATGACCATGACCATGACCATGACCATGATGATCATCACGGCCACGGGCACGGACACGAACGCGGCGACGAGGATCATCGGCATACGCATGGTCACGGCCATGGCCACTCGCACGGCCATTGA
- the frr gene encoding ribosome recycling factor, which yields MLNEIKKDAQNRMAKSVEAFRHDLTKVRTGRASAALVDHLKVNYHGSEMPLNQVASVAVSDARTLTISPWEKQLVGAVEKAILASDLGLTPNTAGTVIRINLPALTEERRKELTKVVHSESENAKVAIRNIRRDANTQAKELLKDKKITEDELRRYEDDIQKVTDSAIKDVDGVVKAKEQELMAV from the coding sequence ATGCTCAATGAAATCAAGAAAGACGCACAGAACCGCATGGCCAAGAGCGTCGAAGCCTTTCGCCACGACCTGACCAAGGTCCGCACCGGGCGCGCTTCGGCTGCGCTGGTCGATCACCTGAAGGTGAACTATCACGGTTCCGAGATGCCGCTGAACCAGGTCGCCAGCGTCGCGGTATCCGACGCGCGCACCCTGACCATCAGCCCGTGGGAGAAGCAACTCGTCGGCGCGGTCGAGAAGGCCATCCTCGCCTCCGACCTGGGCCTGACCCCGAACACCGCCGGCACCGTGATCCGGATCAACCTGCCGGCGCTGACCGAAGAACGCCGCAAGGAACTGACCAAGGTCGTGCACAGCGAGAGCGAGAACGCGAAGGTCGCGATCCGCAACATCCGCCGCGACGCCAACACCCAGGCCAAGGAACTGCTGAAGGACAAGAAGATCACCGAGGACGAACTGCGCCGCTACGAGGACGACATCCAGAAGGTCACCGACAGCGCGATCAAGGACGTCGACGGCGTGGTCAAGGCGAAGGAACAGGAATTGATGGCGGTCTGA
- the uppS gene encoding polyprenyl diphosphate synthase: MPNEPAPTAPARIPRHLAVIMDGNGRWAERRRRPRIIGHRAGARTVNICIDFCIARGIEALTLFAFSSENWGRPEDEVGALMKLFLNALEREVEELHRRGVRVRFIGERERFSEKIRERMAAAEQQTRNNHTLHLTIAASYGGRWDIAQAARSLAADVAAGRLAPDEIDEVLIASRLSLADLPAPDLFIRTGGDTRISNFLLWQLAYTELWFTELLWPELDATTLQRALDDYGNRERRFGLTGSQVAAALSNETVE; encoded by the coding sequence ATGCCCAACGAGCCCGCACCCACCGCGCCCGCACGCATCCCGCGCCACCTGGCCGTCATCATGGACGGCAACGGGCGCTGGGCCGAGCGCCGCCGCCGGCCGCGCATCATCGGCCACCGCGCCGGCGCGCGTACGGTCAATATCTGCATCGACTTCTGCATCGCCCGCGGCATCGAGGCGCTGACCCTGTTCGCGTTCTCGAGCGAAAACTGGGGCCGCCCCGAAGACGAAGTCGGCGCGCTCATGAAGCTGTTCCTCAATGCGCTCGAACGCGAGGTCGAGGAACTGCACCGCCGCGGCGTGCGCGTGCGCTTCATCGGCGAGCGCGAGCGTTTCTCGGAAAAAATCCGCGAACGCATGGCCGCGGCCGAGCAGCAGACCCGCAACAACCACACCCTGCACCTGACCATCGCAGCGAGCTACGGCGGGCGTTGGGACATCGCCCAGGCGGCGCGTTCGCTGGCCGCCGACGTCGCCGCCGGACGCCTGGCGCCGGACGAAATCGACGAGGTGCTTATCGCCTCGCGCCTGTCGCTGGCCGACCTGCCGGCGCCGGACCTGTTCATCCGCACCGGCGGCGATACCCGCATCAGCAATTTCCTGCTGTGGCAGCTGGCCTACACCGAATTGTGGTTCACCGAGTTGTTGTGGCCGGAACTGGACGCGACGACCCTGCAACGCGCCCTCGACGATTACGGCAACCGCGAGCGCCGTTTCGGCCTGACCGGGTCGCAAGTCGCCGCCGCCCTGTCCAACGAGACCGTTGAATGA
- a CDS encoding phosphatidate cytidylyltransferase, translated as MTRTRLLAALVMAPVAIAAILLLSTPWMIAMAAVLFLAGLWEWFDLAEIEDTLSRTVLLVAHLALMVTIVWASRSGGFGGAQAPSMVLFKLASLIGVIWWLLALLWLQRFNFASDHRTYARMFKLAAAALSVIPAWCALAWIHAEGSNGHWWLLTALAVVWAADTGAYFAGRKFGMLKLAPRVSPNKTVEGLIGGAFAGVAAGVGFSLLAGATTAQLPWVAVVSLAAVLFSVVGDLFESLLKRHAGVKDSGHLIPGHGGILDRIDGVLAALPVFALGKAIFGF; from the coding sequence ATGACCCGAACCCGCTTGCTCGCCGCGCTGGTGATGGCGCCTGTCGCGATCGCGGCGATCCTGCTGCTGTCGACGCCGTGGATGATCGCGATGGCCGCCGTCCTGTTCCTCGCCGGGCTGTGGGAATGGTTCGATCTGGCCGAGATCGAAGACACCCTCTCGCGCACCGTGCTGTTGGTCGCGCACCTGGCCCTGATGGTCACCATCGTCTGGGCGTCGCGCTCGGGCGGTTTCGGCGGCGCCCAGGCGCCGTCGATGGTGTTGTTCAAACTGGCCTCGCTGATCGGCGTGATCTGGTGGCTGCTGGCGCTGCTGTGGCTGCAGCGCTTCAACTTCGCCAGCGACCACCGCACCTATGCGCGGATGTTCAAGCTCGCCGCCGCGGCGCTGAGCGTGATCCCGGCCTGGTGCGCGCTGGCCTGGATCCACGCCGAGGGCAGCAACGGCCACTGGTGGCTGCTGACCGCGCTGGCCGTGGTCTGGGCCGCCGACACCGGCGCCTACTTCGCCGGACGCAAGTTCGGCATGCTCAAGCTCGCCCCACGGGTCAGCCCCAACAAGACCGTCGAAGGCCTGATCGGCGGCGCCTTCGCCGGCGTCGCTGCCGGCGTGGGTTTCTCGCTGCTGGCCGGCGCGACCACGGCGCAATTGCCGTGGGTCGCGGTCGTCTCGCTGGCGGCGGTGCTGTTCTCGGTGGTCGGCGACCTGTTCGAGAGCCTGCTCAAGCGCCACGCCGGGGTCAAGGATTCGGGGCATCTGATCCCGGGCCACGGCGGCATCCTCGACCGCATCGACGGCGTGCTCGCCGCGCTGCCGGTGTTCGCGCTGGGCAAGGCGATCTTCGGGTTCTGA
- a CDS encoding 1-deoxy-D-xylulose-5-phosphate reductoisomerase, producing the protein MTSLSRKVAVLGATGSIGTSALDVIARHPEALRASVLAAGGKVDALLALCEQHRPEHAVIADPAGYAVLRDGLRERGLSAQAHCGDEALVELVSSDVCDTVVAAIVGAAGLSSTLAAARAGKRLLLANKESLVLAGELLMHAAHEAGACIVPIDSEHNAIFQCLPPAAPAQSGGLPYARAHAGLKRILLTASGGPFRGRTRSELTQVTPEQAVAHPKWSMGPKISVDSATLMNKGLEVIEAHHLFGIEGERIEVLVHPQSLVHSLVEFVDGSTLAQLGLPDMRTALAVGFGWPERIDSGVAGLDLLAHGRLDFERPDLDAFPCLRLAFEALAAGGTAPAVLNAANEVAVSAFLQRRIGFLAIPALVEDTLAALPSTPASSLAVLREADALARRHAEQAIGHRA; encoded by the coding sequence ATGACTTCCCTCTCCCGCAAGGTCGCCGTGCTCGGCGCCACCGGTTCGATCGGCACCTCGGCGCTCGACGTGATCGCGCGCCATCCCGAGGCGTTGCGCGCCAGCGTGCTCGCCGCCGGCGGCAAGGTCGACGCCTTGCTGGCCCTGTGCGAACAGCATCGTCCCGAACACGCGGTGATCGCCGACCCGGCCGGCTATGCCGTGCTGCGCGACGGTCTGCGCGAGCGCGGCCTGTCCGCCCAGGCCCATTGCGGCGACGAAGCCCTGGTCGAGCTGGTCTCATCGGACGTCTGCGACACCGTGGTCGCGGCGATCGTCGGCGCCGCCGGCTTGTCCTCGACCCTGGCCGCGGCCCGCGCCGGCAAGCGCCTGCTGCTGGCCAACAAGGAATCGCTGGTCCTCGCCGGCGAGCTGCTGATGCACGCCGCGCACGAAGCCGGCGCCTGCATCGTGCCGATCGACAGCGAGCACAACGCTATCTTCCAGTGCCTGCCGCCGGCCGCGCCGGCGCAGTCCGGTGGCCTGCCCTACGCCCGCGCCCATGCCGGTCTCAAGCGCATCCTGCTGACCGCCTCGGGCGGGCCGTTCCGTGGCCGTACACGTTCCGAGTTGACCCAGGTCACCCCGGAACAGGCCGTGGCGCACCCAAAATGGTCGATGGGGCCGAAGATCTCGGTCGACTCGGCCACGCTGATGAACAAGGGCCTGGAAGTCATCGAGGCCCATCACCTGTTCGGGATCGAAGGCGAACGCATCGAGGTGCTGGTGCACCCGCAGAGCCTGGTGCATTCGCTGGTCGAATTCGTCGACGGCTCGACCCTGGCCCAGCTCGGCTTGCCGGACATGCGCACCGCCCTCGCGGTCGGTTTCGGCTGGCCGGAGCGGATCGACTCGGGCGTGGCCGGGCTCGACTTGTTGGCCCACGGCCGCCTCGATTTCGAACGCCCGGACCTGGACGCCTTCCCCTGCCTGCGCCTGGCCTTCGAAGCCCTGGCCGCGGGCGGCACCGCTCCGGCGGTACTGAACGCCGCCAACGAAGTGGCCGTTTCAGCCTTTCTTCAGCGGCGAATCGGTTTCCTAGCGATACCCGCGCTGGTCGAGGACACACTCGCCGCGCTCCCGTCCACCCCGGCCAGCTCCTTGGCGGTGCTGCGCGAGGCCGATGCCCTGGCCCGCCGCCACGCCGAACAAGCGATCGGCCACAGGGCCTGA